One genomic window of Biomphalaria glabrata chromosome 9, xgBioGlab47.1, whole genome shotgun sequence includes the following:
- the LOC129928310 gene encoding uncharacterized protein LOC129928310 isoform X2, with product MGAMLYFIRGFLIVAIVSACADHLRQSLNETNKKKFCSSVSKFTNCMVSTHIAMGSPFGANLTNFIGPAIYKSVQQVCAIRCSTTVNGKLDTKPPKNLLKAGNKLKLCAFDFILSNKFDKKRSCEHLQEVVKCFILASTKKSYLMRTDELQAGTYVLAEILRMSFQINCPDDLVKERLIQTCRGRYNIKN from the exons ATGGGGGCTATGCTCTACTTCATTAGAG GTTTTCTAATTGTCGCCATTGTGAGCGCATGTGCAGATCATCTAAGACAAAGTCTAAATgagaccaataaaaaaaaattctgctcTTCTGTGTCCAAGTTCACAAACTGTATGGTATCTACCCACATTGCCATGGGATCTCCTTTTGGCGCCAACTTGACGAACTTCATTGGCCCCGCCATCTACAAGAGCGTCCAACAGGTTTGCGCCATTCGTTGCTCGACGACGGTCAACGGCAAGCTCGACACGAAACCACCCAAAAATCTCTTGAAGGCGGGGAACAAATTGAAACTCTGCGCGTTTGATTTCATCCTTTCGAATAAATTTGATAAGAAGAGATCCTGTGAACACTTGCAGGAAGTGGTGAAGTGCTTCATATTGGCGTCTACAAAGAAAAGTTACCTCATGCGAACAGACGAGTTACAGGCAGGGACATATGTTTTGGCTGAAATACTGAGAATGTCATTTCAAATCAACTGTCCTGATGATTTAGTGAAAGAACGCCTTATTCAGACTTGTCGCGGCAGatataacattaaaaactaa
- the LOC129928310 gene encoding uncharacterized protein LOC129928310 isoform X1, which yields MVVIILTLSKAITKIHPSSFLIVAIVSACADHLRQSLNETNKKKFCSSVSKFTNCMVSTHIAMGSPFGANLTNFIGPAIYKSVQQVCAIRCSTTVNGKLDTKPPKNLLKAGNKLKLCAFDFILSNKFDKKRSCEHLQEVVKCFILASTKKSYLMRTDELQAGTYVLAEILRMSFQINCPDDLVKERLIQTCRGRYNIKN from the exons ATGGTTGTGATCATTTTAACCCTATCCAAAGCGATCACAAAAATACATCCGTCAA GTTTTCTAATTGTCGCCATTGTGAGCGCATGTGCAGATCATCTAAGACAAAGTCTAAATgagaccaataaaaaaaaattctgctcTTCTGTGTCCAAGTTCACAAACTGTATGGTATCTACCCACATTGCCATGGGATCTCCTTTTGGCGCCAACTTGACGAACTTCATTGGCCCCGCCATCTACAAGAGCGTCCAACAGGTTTGCGCCATTCGTTGCTCGACGACGGTCAACGGCAAGCTCGACACGAAACCACCCAAAAATCTCTTGAAGGCGGGGAACAAATTGAAACTCTGCGCGTTTGATTTCATCCTTTCGAATAAATTTGATAAGAAGAGATCCTGTGAACACTTGCAGGAAGTGGTGAAGTGCTTCATATTGGCGTCTACAAAGAAAAGTTACCTCATGCGAACAGACGAGTTACAGGCAGGGACATATGTTTTGGCTGAAATACTGAGAATGTCATTTCAAATCAACTGTCCTGATGATTTAGTGAAAGAACGCCTTATTCAGACTTGTCGCGGCAGatataacattaaaaactaa
- the LOC106062638 gene encoding uncharacterized protein LOC106062638 isoform X2, producing the protein MNPDIEHSESTIEDRVLPRVSEDDEGGQCFQNVACQRSPNHSKFIPLEMFRIAHLPENHRDYDLYELLKVVADLTVKVKAKADRTFRSRMRYTRMHTGCGRLWNMIKYTDGVNQLGQPHRGSSKTCRCFRCRYSDKPSHIWWEIYVETAANLALDDKDKNLSTCVFFYNSSDSPKFVVDDVTVHGVHRDINTCMLKCTTCKPRLAEKIEQLWRRFDDVWHRVHEKYAGSAEKLAFLVSHPLGSSKHVSVGVWGGTYQSENDIIDESQSLTYSPCTCSDSYGAYIYIVGYEWGLGGWHQLNKLELKY; encoded by the exons ATGAATCCAGATATCGAACATAGTGAATCCACTATAGAAG acagagttctACCTCGTGTGTCAGAAGATGATGAAGGTGGCcaatgttttcaaaatgttgcttgcCAAAGGAGCCCCAATCATTCAAAGTTCATCCCCCTTGAAATGTTCCGAATAGCGCACCTTCCCGAGAACCACCGCGACTACGACCTTTACGAACTGCTCAAAGTTGTTGCAGACTTAACCGTGAAGGTCAAGGCCAAAGCTGACAGGACTTTCAGATCCAGAATGCGATACACCAGAATGCACACAGGCTGTGGAAGGTTATGGAACATGATCAAATACACAGACGGCGTCAACCAGCTCGGGCAGCCGCACAGGGGCAGCTCAAAGACGTGCAGATGCTTCCGGTGCAGGTACTCGGATAAGCCCAGCCACATCTGGTGGGAGATCTATGTCGAGACTGCAGCGAACTTGGCCCTTGACGACAAAGACAAGAATCTCAGCACTTGCGTCTTCTTCTACAACTCCTCCGACAGCCCAAAGTTTGTCGTTGACGATGTGACGGTGCACGGCGTGCACAGGGACATCAACACCTGCATGCTGAAATGCACGACGTGCAAGCCAAGGCTCGCGGAGAAGATTGAGCAGTTGTGGCGAAGGTTTGACGACGTCTGGCACAGGGTCCACGAGAAGTATGCCGGCTCTGCGGAGAAGCTCGCCTTCCTCGTGTCTCACCCTCTCGGCAGCTCGAAGCACGTCAGTGTCGGCGTCTGGGGTGGGACGTACCAGTCGGAGAAtgatatcattgacgaaagccAAAGTTTAACGTATTCCCCGTGTACATGCAGTGACAGCTACGGGGCGTACATCTACATAGTCGGCTACGAGTGGGGGCTCGGTGGCTGGCACCAACTAAACAAACTAGAGCTGAAATATTGA
- the LOC106062638 gene encoding uncharacterized protein LOC106062638 isoform X1, translating into MNPDIEHSESTIEDFHRKFEKLFTYDDSDVTFDRVLPRVSEDDEGGQCFQNVACQRSPNHSKFIPLEMFRIAHLPENHRDYDLYELLKVVADLTVKVKAKADRTFRSRMRYTRMHTGCGRLWNMIKYTDGVNQLGQPHRGSSKTCRCFRCRYSDKPSHIWWEIYVETAANLALDDKDKNLSTCVFFYNSSDSPKFVVDDVTVHGVHRDINTCMLKCTTCKPRLAEKIEQLWRRFDDVWHRVHEKYAGSAEKLAFLVSHPLGSSKHVSVGVWGGTYQSENDIIDESQSLTYSPCTCSDSYGAYIYIVGYEWGLGGWHQLNKLELKY; encoded by the exons ATGAATCCAGATATCGAACATAGTGAATCCACTATAGAAG attttcaccgaaaatttgaaaaacttttcaCTTACGATGACAGTGATGTAACTTTTG acagagttctACCTCGTGTGTCAGAAGATGATGAAGGTGGCcaatgttttcaaaatgttgcttgcCAAAGGAGCCCCAATCATTCAAAGTTCATCCCCCTTGAAATGTTCCGAATAGCGCACCTTCCCGAGAACCACCGCGACTACGACCTTTACGAACTGCTCAAAGTTGTTGCAGACTTAACCGTGAAGGTCAAGGCCAAAGCTGACAGGACTTTCAGATCCAGAATGCGATACACCAGAATGCACACAGGCTGTGGAAGGTTATGGAACATGATCAAATACACAGACGGCGTCAACCAGCTCGGGCAGCCGCACAGGGGCAGCTCAAAGACGTGCAGATGCTTCCGGTGCAGGTACTCGGATAAGCCCAGCCACATCTGGTGGGAGATCTATGTCGAGACTGCAGCGAACTTGGCCCTTGACGACAAAGACAAGAATCTCAGCACTTGCGTCTTCTTCTACAACTCCTCCGACAGCCCAAAGTTTGTCGTTGACGATGTGACGGTGCACGGCGTGCACAGGGACATCAACACCTGCATGCTGAAATGCACGACGTGCAAGCCAAGGCTCGCGGAGAAGATTGAGCAGTTGTGGCGAAGGTTTGACGACGTCTGGCACAGGGTCCACGAGAAGTATGCCGGCTCTGCGGAGAAGCTCGCCTTCCTCGTGTCTCACCCTCTCGGCAGCTCGAAGCACGTCAGTGTCGGCGTCTGGGGTGGGACGTACCAGTCGGAGAAtgatatcattgacgaaagccAAAGTTTAACGTATTCCCCGTGTACATGCAGTGACAGCTACGGGGCGTACATCTACATAGTCGGCTACGAGTGGGGGCTCGGTGGCTGGCACCAACTAAACAAACTAGAGCTGAAATATTGA